Proteins from one Neodiprion fabricii isolate iyNeoFabr1 chromosome 5, iyNeoFabr1.1, whole genome shotgun sequence genomic window:
- the LOC124182295 gene encoding patched domain-containing protein 3-like, whose product MENNSGNKAKSSVRTLLRRVPVHISRTSERVFYELGLRIAQRPVRWLAGSTVVVLFCLAGLLCFRQEKNPLKLWVPPDSDFLRDTEWIMENFGQGLRVQTLIMTGENVLEPRALMKLNEVTSRILKSHATTGGNTSWTDVCLKIPVIPKFVRTLRKINSPDNVGDYFFDDEQDESENEDEDSFGILSWIRSTSVYCNTYNSFEKSCYLKSILDVWNFDDATMSSLTTDEIVRSIKTVKTSPSLGHKMNYGELLGGIIRDDTGRIIGATAVKTQWFLNVNFSAVDMDKIGNDVGTADWATEDVLEWEKVFLEAAKDETDKLRLEERIIEGGLALWYEAGRSFGDISSSAMFQDIAKLIGGIMLMSFYVQVILSRFNWVEWRFCLTSAGLMCVGGAFIIAVGICSLAGVPYGPVHTSLPFMLMGLGVDDIFVMMAAWDQLHSNEQNHGRPVTERIALMLSHAGSSIFITSLTDVVAFVIGASTILPSLQSFCIYAAVGVFVTFLLQITFFVAFFTLDTKRIEAKRNGILPCIVHSVYQPRTKNEDRISWRVTGFIYSRGILTRWGKPAVLVITAGIAAFGIYGSTRLEQHFDPEWFLPEGTYLAEYLDQFEQHYPEQGHEGFIFMGELDYVSNFPKILQLCETLKSLDILQNIDQWPVKFARFAKNQLYVEDLSKVDESSFRNYLSQFLFSKSGGKYQTNFRFAGNLSCGEPAPKILISSMEFIFAKFHDPKEWLGAMDGLKEICSGSGIDGFVTVWSKVFATWVTDKAISQEVTRNLILALICVMGMTAVLVAELQTCFWIFLCVLLTLVDVCGLMYYWGLTIDIVSCIGLELAVGLSVDYAAHVAHSFLNSAVPDVGGSRVPRTISAVKHIGAAVVYGAGSTLLALSLLATSEAYVFRSFFKIFFLVVTIGLWHGLMFLPVVFSVIGPRALRCDSGDDTSKQTVPKPWKTVQNEIDLNKGDVRSEAETELMSPVENNKE is encoded by the exons ATGGAGAACAACTCGGGTAACAAAGCGAAATCTTCCGTCCGAACGCTGCTGCGACGTGTACCTGTACACATATCTCGAACGTCGGAGCGTGTCTTTTATGA ACTCGGACTTCGTATCGCACAACGTCCGGTGAGATGGCTTGCCGGAAGTACGGTTGTGGTTCTATTTTGCCTCGCGGGACTTCTGTGTTTCCGACAAGAGAAGAACCCTCTCAAACTCTGGGTACCTCCAGACTCCGATTTTCTACGAGACACGGAATGGATCATGGAGAATTTCGGCCAGGGATTGAGAGTTCAAACCTTAATTATGACAGGTGAAAACGTCTTGGAGCCTCGGGCGCTTATGAAG CTGAACGAAGTGACGAGCCGTATATTAAAGTCACACGCAACCACTGGAGGAAACACGTCCTGGACAGATGTGTGCTTAAA GATTCCCGTAATTCCCAAATTCGTACGGACGCTTCGTAAAATCAACTCGCCAGACAATGTTGGAGACTATTTCTTCGACGATGAACAAGACGAATCTGAGAATGAGGATGAGGATAGCTTCGGTATATTGTCGTGGATCCGATCGACTAGCGTGTACTGCAACACGTATAACTCGTTCGAAAAGAGCTGTTACCTGAAGAGCATTCTGGATGTATGGAACTTTGACGATGCTACAATGAGTAGCTTGACAACAGATGAAATTGTCCGCAGTATAAAAACTGTAAAGACCAGTCCCAGTTTGGGACATAAAATGAATTACGGTGAACTCTTAGGCGGCATAATCAGGGATGATACTGGACGGATAATCGGTGCAACGGCGGTAAAAACCCAATGGTTTTtaaatgtgaatttttcagcGGTTGACATGGACAAAATTGGCAACGACGTGGGAACTGCCGACTGG GCAACGGAAGACGTTTTAGAATGGGAAAAAGTCTTTTTGGAAGCAGCCAAGGATGAAACTGACAAGCTTCGACTGGAAGAACGGATCATAGAAGGAGGCCTAGCTCTTTGGTATGAAGCCGGCAGGAGTTTTGGGGACATTAGCTCGTCAGCGATGTTTCAGGACATCGCGAAACTCATTGGCGGAATAATGCTGATGTCGTTTTACGTTCAAGTTATACTTTCGAGATTCAACTGGGTCGAGTGGCGC TTCTGCCTGACCAGCGCGGGGCTGATGTGCGTAGGTGGAGCCTTCATTATTGCCGTGGGAATTTGCTCCTTGGCCGGAGTTCCTTACGGACCAGTTCACACGTCCTTGCCTTTCATGCTAATGGGTCTCGGGGTGGACGACATATTCGTCATGATGGCAGCCTGGGACCAGCTCCATTCCAACGAGCAGAATCATGGCCGTCCGGTGACCGAGAGAATAGCACTGATGTTGAGCCACGCTGGATCGTCGATATTCATAACCTCTTTGACGGACGTAGTTGCCTTTGTCATAGGCGCGTCGACG ATCCTCCCGTCTCTTCAATCCTTTTGTATTTACGCAGCGGTCGGTGTCTTTGTTACCTTCCTTTTGCAAATCACATTTTTCGTTGCATTTTTTACCCTCGATACGAAACGGATCGAGGCCAAGAGGAACGGGATTCTACCGTGCATAGTACACAGCGTTTATCAGCCGCGGACCAAAAACGAGGATCGCATCTCGTGGCGTGTCACAGGCTTTATATATTCCCGCGGAATATTAACAAGGTGGGGAAAACCCGCGGTGCTGGTGATAACCGCCGGTATTGCAGCCTTCGGTATATACGGCTCGACGCGTTTAGAGCAGCATTTTGATCCCGAGTGGTTTCTGCCGGAGGGAACATATCTGGCAGAATATTTGGACCAATTCGAACAACACTATCCCGAACAGGGCCACGAGGGATTTATCTTCATGGGAGAGCTCGATTACGTCTCCaattttcccaaaattttacaactatGCGAGACGTTGAAAAGCTTGGACATTTTGCAGAATATTGATCAGTGGCCGGTGAAATTTGCCCGGTTCGCGAAGAACCAATTATACGTTGAAG ATTTATCAAAAGTGGACGAGTCATCGTTCAGGAATTACCTATCGCAGTTTCTCTTCAGTAAGTCGGGCGGAAAGTATCAAACGAACTTCCGTTTCGCAGGGAACCTAAGTTGCGGTGAGCCGGCGccaaaaatattgatatcgAGTATGGAATTTATCTTCGCGAAATTCCACGATCCCAAGGAATGGCTCGGTGCGATGGACGGTCTTAAAGAGATCTGCTCTGGTTCGGGAATCGACGGGTTCGTCACGGTATGGAGCAAGGTGTTCGCGACCTGGGTTACGGACAAGGCGATATCGCAGGAGGTAACCCGGAACCTGATCCTCGCGCTGATATGCGTGATGGGAATGACGGCTGTGCTGGTCGCGGAGCTTCAGACCTGCTTCTGGATCTTCTTGTGCGTGCTTCTGACCCTCGTCGACGTTTGCGGTCTGATGTATTACTGGGGTTTGACCATTGACATAGTGTCCTGCATCGGTCTCGAGCTCGCCGTGGGATTGAGCGTCGATTACGCCGCCCACGTTGCTCACTCCTTTCTGAATTCGGCGGTGCCGGACGTTGGTGGAAGCAGAGTTCCCCGGACTATAAGCGCCGTTAAACACATTGGAGCAGCGGTTGTTTACGGCGCGGGATCAACTCTGCTCGCGTTATCGCTGCTGGCCACATCCGAGGCTTACGTATTTCGCtcgttttttaaaatatttttcctagTTGTTACAATCGGTCTGTGGCACGGTTTGATGTTCCTACCGGTTGTGTTCAGCGTTATTGGTCCCCGAGCTTTGCGCTGCGATAGTGGAGACGACACGAGCAAGCAGACTGTACCGAAACCTTGGAAAACTGTACAAAACGAAATCGACTTGAACAAGGGTGATGTGCGGAGTGAAGCGGAAACCGAACTCATGTCACCGGTTGAGAATAATAaggaataa